The nucleotide window TTAAAAAATTAGTCGTTGGAACAAAATCAGCATCAAAAACAGCGATTAATTCTCCAGAAGTTTTAGTCAGTGCATGATTTAAATTACCGGCTTTAGCGTGTTTGTTATCAGGACGAGTCATATATTCACACCCTAATTCTTCTGCTAGTTTTTTCACTTCTGTCCGTTGGCTATCATCTAAAAGATAAACTTTTTTGCGAAAATAATCTATAGCTTGACAGCCTATTACTGTTCGTTTTAATATATGTAATGATTCATTATAAGTAGGAATAAAAATATCAACTGAAGGGGTATATTTTCCCTCGATAACCGCAATAGACATGGCCGATGCTTCTCGGTGTCTGGGTTTAATTTTTAGCTGGAAGCAAATCTTGAAAGTGTAGCTGAGGATGAGAATTAATTCCATCAAAAATAACCCTAAGCTAAAAACGCTATTTAAAGGATTATTTAGATTAAGAGTAAAAAATCCTCGCCAAACAAGATAACGACAGATTAAAAACACTAACAAAGAAACGATAACCAGTCGTGACCAAGGTTTTTGCTGAGGGGATAAATACAGGGTCACTTGAACTATTATTATCCCAATAATCGCCGGAAACCAGACATAATAGGACTTGATTCCCTCGAAAATTTTTGACCAATAATGATGGCTAATATTTGAGTTTCCTAAACTCCATTCTATAATCAAACTAACCAAAAATCCAAGAATGGCCAATCGGATAAAGGTAGCGGTGTTAAATTTAGAGTGGGTGGAATAAGGGAACAGCTTTTTACTTAACTCTTGAATGGGTTTGAGGGTTTGCATAGTCAATTCAGGTAAGACAGATTAAAATAAATAATCCCTAACTATATTTTGCCATGTTGATTTTTAAAAAACTGCTCATTTTTAGCTTTTTTTTAAAAAATTGATTTATTAACATAAATTTCAAAAAATGGCTAAAACTCTTATATGGTACATTTGTTTGATTAAGAAACTTCTTACAATAAGGTCAATTCTAAGATGGTTATTATCCCTCAAACTCTAAAAATAGTGATTGTTTTCTTTTGGCTGATAAATAATCATTGACATTTATCTATATTTTTAGTAAACCATCTAAAAGTTAATTTTTGGTGAGAAATAACTGAAAAATCCTTAAGCTGTTAAATTTTTCAAGTTACTGTTTATTTTTCTTGACCACAATAGAGCCTGCTATTATATCATGTAATGCGCGTTTTTTCGGTGTCCATCCGGCTAACATAAACCCTATATATAAAGGTAAGCCTGATAAAAGTTTTCCCCAATATCTTTTGTTCGCTTCGGGTAAATTCAACGATTGATTTTGTAAATTACTAACCCTCAATCCTAAAAATCGTTTACCCAAAGTTCCTTTAAATAGGGATTCTAAAAAGACAAAATATAACCATTTTATCAAAGCCCCAAAAATCACCGGGATAAGCCATAATAAATGTTCACGAAATAACCCTATAATTTTATCAGGGATATCATTAGCAAATATTAAAGACAAAAAATAGGTCAAAAAGTCAGAGTTAAATAGAAAAACATCTAATCCTAAAATTATTAAAATCAATCCAATCACAGTTGTCCCTAAAAGACTTAAGACTGAGGATAAAAGAATTAAATCTATTCCGCTTATCTCAATTCCCCATCGAGCTAAGTAACCCATTTTTTCAAGATTATAACTTATATATCCTCCTAAAAAACCAGCTAAAACCATGACAATAATTTCATCGATTATGGCTGCTTTAAGTCTTTCCCAAAATCCTCCATATTTAACCATAGTTCCTGACGGAGGAGTGAGAGAGATTATTTTCTGTGTCGGCTGATTCAGGGTTTGATTTTGGGTTAGGGTTTGAGGCGATGGAGAAGTAGGAGACTGTAATATCTCTTGTTTAAGGTGGGAAAGTTGCTCAAAAATAATCGTCGTATCAGCCGGACGATTGACCACTTTATCCGCCATTAATGTATCGATAAAGTTAGCCAATTTTTCATGAATCTGAGGAGCAAATCCATGCCAATTTAACTCATTTTTATGATAATCATAAATCGCCGAATCATTCGGTTCTTTTCCCGTCAATAAATAGACAAATGTTCGTCCCAACGCATAAAAATCCGATTGAGGAACAGCATAACCCCTCTCTTGTTCTGGGGGAGCATAACCCGGAGTATAAATTCCTGTATTTTGTCCGCCAACTAATATAGTCCTTGTGACTTGACGCACTGCTCCAAAATCAATTAACGTTAATTGTCCATCGGGTTTTAAAATAATATTAGAGGGCTTAATATCTCGATGAAAAAATTGACGACGATGAACTTCGTTGAGAATATTAACTAACTGAAATAACCATTCTAAAGCTAAATCTTGTTTAATCGGCGCAAACTCATGTTGTCTTTGGTATTCTTCTAAATCCATTCCCTCAATTTTTTCCATCACCAGACAATGTAAGGGGGTTTCACTATTGCGAGAAAAATAAATAAAATATCCTTCTCCTTTAGGAATACCCGGATGGTTGAGTTTGCTTAAAACTTCAGCCTCTTGCTTAAATAAATCAACCGCGTGGGGATGAGGATTAATTAAAACTTTTAAGACTTTTGGGGTGTCCTTATCCATGACCTCATAAGTATAGCCAAATCCTCCCTTATTGCTGAGTAACCTTGTCACCCGATAACGTCCTATCAGCAATAATTCTGAGCCACAGGCTTGACAAAATTTGTTAATATCTGGATTTTCAGGCTTTGAACATCCAGGGTTGATACAGAGGCTCATAGATTTTCGTTCTGTTGTTGTTTTATTGTAACAATGAACGATGAACTATTTTCCGGATCGGATAAAGATATAATTTATCTAAATTTTCAAAGTATCTCCCTAAAATTGAGTGGGCGGCACAAGCGATGCGAATTTTGTTAGTCGATGATGAAGTAGAATTAACTGAACCCTTACGTCAAGTTTTATCGAAAGAAGGGTATACTATCGATGTCGCTGATAATGGAAAGACCGGACTCCAGTTAGCCTTAAATCATGGCTATGATTTACTGATTCTCGATTGGATGCTCCCTTACCTGTCAGGGTTAGAAATTTGTCAACAGTTGCGCTCCCAAGGAAAAACCACGCCGGTTTTATTTCTGACAGCTAAGGATACCCTAGATGACCGGGTGATGGGGTTAGATGTGGGAGCAGATGATTATTTAATTAAACCGTTTCAATTACGGGAATTATTGGCGCGAGTGCGAGCTTTATTGAGACGTTCCCCGACTTTTGAGGCAAATATCAGCCAAGAACGCCTTAAAGCTGCGGATTTAGAACTTGATCCTGAAAATCAAATGGCTTATCGTCACGGCAGAGGAATTAGTTTATCGGAAAAAGAAGTCATGTTATTGTCTTATTTTATGCTTCATCCGGGTCAACTTTTAACCCATGAGCAAATTTATCAACACCTATGGACGGAAAAAGAGCAACCCAATAGTAATGTGTTAGCCGCTCTCGTTCGACTCCTACGCCGCAAAATAGAAGCAGATGGGGAACTTCCTCTGATTCATACGGTTTATGGTAAGGGCTATCGCTTTGGGGAATGAGTTTACCTATCTCTTAAACTTTAAGATTTGATTAAGACAGCCCCTTCATGAAATAAATCTTTACATAAACCTAGACAAATTTAATAAACTGTAATAAGATAAATAAAATAGGCCAAAATCTATAGTTTTGTATACAACACAAAGGGGGTGAAATCGTGTTGAAAGAAGGAAATCGTCCTAACCCCGTAGTGGTTGATCTGACCGACAATATCTTACTCCATACTGATATTGCTGTCGAGAACCACGCCGCCCTGCGTTCCGGATTTGCCGGCTATCCAGCTAACCCACGTTGGAACGTCAGTAAATTCCACGCATGGAAAACGGGACGACAATTGCGAGAAGCGTTAGCACAGGGTCAAATGGTTGTACGTTCAACCGACTCGATGCTTATCCCAATCAGTCTCGCCCAAGAAAAACCACCAGAAAAACCAAAACCAAATCCTGTATGGTCTCAAATTCCCAGTTGGATGAAACACATCCGCAAGTCTTACCAAACCACATAGACTGATAAGGGGCGGCAATGTCTATCAACGGATAAACCGCTCCTTAAACCGTTCTTCAAGACTTACTTACATCTACCGTAGTAGATTTGATGCTGATTCCTGCTTCATCCTGGGAAGGACGGCCTTTACCCAGTCCACAGACTGACACGGTGGAACTCACCGCCTTAGCTAGATTTAAACTTGCATTTAAATCACGCTCAAGAGAAAGACCGCATTCACAATTAAAAACTCTGTCAGACAAAGATAAACTATCCTTAATTACGCCACAATTAGAGCAAGTTTTAGAAGAAGGAAACCATCTATCAATGATGATTAGTTCACTACGATAAAGCTGGCATTTATACTCTAGCTGTCTTCTAAATTCGTAAAAACCCATATCGGCAATAACCTTGGCTAGTTTGTGATTAGCTAACATTCCTGATACGTTCAAATCCTCAATTCCAATCCGACGGTGGTTCTTAGCCAGATAGGTCGTGATTTTATGTAATGTATCTTTCCGTAGATCAGCTATTTTTTTGTGCAGCCTAGCTATCTTGATTTGTGCTTTTTCCCAGTTAGCCGATTTGATGACTTTATGACGATTAAGCCATTGAAGACGAGCTAATTTCTTCTCAAGCTTTCTATAAGATTTAGCTCCTTCAAAAACTTCGCCGGTTGAAAGTGTGGCCAGGTTTAAGACTCCTAGATCTACTCCAACAACTTCTACGGATTTAGGAGTTGGAATAGATTCTACATCAATCTTAAAACTGATAAACCAACTATTAGCTTGGCGGCTGATAGTAACCGATTTTCCTCTAACTCCTTGAGGTAATCTTTCATAAGTTTTAAGCCATCCTATAACAGGTACTTTGACGCGAAAATGTTCAACCTTTATCGAACCATCTAAAGTAAACTTGTCTTTTTTCCCTTTCTTTTTGAACCTAGGAGCATCCGCCACCTTATTAAAACATCTTCCCCAAGCATCCCTTAATGCTCTTAAAGCATATTGGGGAGCGCATTTAGATACTTCATAATACCAAGGATTATTAGGTTTAACTAAAGCTACTAACCACTTATGTAAATCAATAGCTGTAGGAAATTTAATTTTTTCAGTTGGGTTGTTTCGGTTATGTAAGAGTATTTGCTTAGTTAGACCCAATCCCCAATTATAAGCATGACGGGCTACACCAGCGTGTTTTAAAAGCAGTGTTCTTTGCTTATTGTTTAATTTAAGTTCAGTCCTAAATCCTAGTAGCAACTTCTCTAAGCTCCTCAACAATCTTTTTGTTTTTATGGCTTCTCGACCCATAAAGCCTGGCAGAAAATACGGTTATTATTTCTAATACATCAGAAGCTAAATCTTCCTCAAAACTAGAATCTTCTATTCTATTTATAATAACAACTTCTTTGCCAAAATGTTCACATAAGCTAAAAATTAATTCGCTTCCCAATCTAAGGAGACGCTCTTTGTGAGTTAAAACTAATCCCTCAACTTTGCTATCAACAATTAAACGAATTAAACGTTTTAATCCTTTTTTGCTATAGTTTAGTCAGCAGCCCAAGTCTTCAATGATTTCATACTGCCAACCATTTTGGGCGCAGAATAACTCGACTACTTCCCTTTGTCGTTCTCAGTCTTTCTTTTGGTCATGACTTGATACTCTACAGTAGCCAATCGTGTAAGAAAGTTCAGATTTGACCCCCAGAAGTTGGGATAAATCATAGCGTCTGTGCCCACTAGCTGTCCTTTCAGGGGTTATTTTGCCTTCTGACTCCCATCGCCTCAGAGTAGAAGGGCTAACACCTTTAAGTTTTGCTGCCTCAGAAATTGATAACTTACTCATATTTTAACTATAGCAGAAAGTTTAGCTAAGTATGAGCAAGTTTAGTTAAATATTTTTTAACTGTTCTTAGCCCCTCAAAAACTCTTCACTCAGAAGCATTATTCTTATCTTTTTTATCCCGTTCCCCATCTCGCCTCATTAAATAATCGATGACTCGTTCTAGCCGGTCTACTGCGGCTTTAGTGGTGTTAATCTGTTCTTGTAAGTTTTCAAAAATTCTGGTCATTTGCATCTGTGAGTCGGCTAATTGTCGAATAGAATTAGCTAAATTGACTTGGTTTTCTGTCATCAAGGACTGTGCTTCAATCATTTTTTCTTGTTGTAACCCCATGCGCTCAACCAGAGAGAGCATCTTTTGTTGAGAAAGGGCTAAATTTTCTTGATGCTCAACCACTCGAATCACTTTATTCGATAAATCATCTACCGTTTGAGCAGATTGTAAAGCGGCATCGGCGATATGATCGACTCTTTTCGCTAATTGATTGAGGGTTTGATCTGTCCAGTGTTCAATAGACATAATAGATAATGGATAATGGATAATTGATAATGGATAATTGATAATTGCCTTTCCCAATTATGAAAGAAGATTGCACAAAAAGGCTTTAAACTCAATTAATTGTCAATTGTCAATTAACCATTATCTATGAGTAATTAGGTAGCGATCGCCTATTACCGAATTACCACTTTATCTTACACTAACCTAAACTGAGATAACATTTCGTTGTTTTAATTCGGGGGTAAAAGGTTCACCGGGTTTTAACTGGAGAACTTGGGTAGACAGATTATTTTGGGTTAACAACTGACGAAACGCTTCTATCGTGCCTTCCGGTTGCAAAATCGAGGTTAACACCCCTTCAAAATCCGTATCATTGCCGGCGGCTGATTGTAAGATGTATTGAGGTTGCACCCATTGACAGAGTTCTAAGGCTTTTTTTTGTCCTTTGAGAAAAGGGATTAATCCGAGAAACGTTATCCCCACCACTGGGGTAAGAAGCACATCTATCGGCGCATCTTGTTTGATAGAGGGGGAATGATAGCCATGAGGTTCATAATATAAATTTTGACCCGTTTCTAGGTCTTTTAAGATATATCCATTTTCGACTAATTGAGGGCCAATAGGAGAACCCGGAACCGCTTTAATTTGTAACCGATTAGCAAAGGTATAGGTTTGATGATGAGCTAAAGAGGTAATCTGAGTATAACCCAACCCTTTAACCACTTTTTCGGCATTAGGAGAAGCGACAACGGGAATATTGCGGTCTAATATTTTTAAAGTTTCGGGGTGGGCGTGGTCTTCTAACCCTTGGGAGAGTAAAATTAAATCAATGTTTTCGGGAATCGGGAAATTCGTTTTTTTCGTGCCTTTAATTAACCAAGATAGATTCCCAAAGATTAAGTCACCGACTAACCAAGGGTCTAGTAATATTCGTTTGCCGGCCATTTCAATCAGCCAAGAGTTGCTATCGTACCAAGTTAACTGCATATATCTTTTTTCTGTAACATCTATTTCTATCTTAGGGAGTGTTACATAAGTTAACAATAATCCGCTCCTCGTTGGCCTTGGGAGGGGCATCCCTTGACTTTTTTGATTGCCCCTCAAATATTAACTCTTAAAGGATAGATCTTAAGCGCACCTGTCACGGCTCGATCGACCACCGTTAATAAAATGTTGAGTTCGTGCCCAGACTTTCTCGCCAACTTCTCGGCCTAAAGTCCTGCCGTTAAGATCTCCTTGTTCAAAATGAATACCTCCGTATAAGCGAGAAATTCCCGCTTCATCAGCCGCGTCAGTAAAAGTATCCCAATGTAAATGAACCGGATCGGCAAAAGAGCCGGGGAAAAATCGAGAATCCTCAATGGTGACTCCTTGACCAAACCAGTCGCTTCGGGTAAACCGCTTGAGAATTTCAGCCCCCGCCGCACTAAAGGCGCTATGACCGGAAGTATATTCAGGAAACGGAGGAGACGGGTTTGCCCCTGGGGTTTGATAGGTGGTGAAATCAATGGCTTGAGGATCGATCAGTTCTAGTTCAGCTAATTCTCGGATAGCTCTGACCGGGCGAGTGTAGTCATAGTGTATTTTCGCTTCCCAAGTGGCAATTCCTGCATCAAAAACCGCATTACCCAAGGCAAAAAACAGTTTAACATCCTCATCTAAACTATGATTGTCTCGATGAGAAACATCTAAGCCAAATTGCATCCAATGACCCGGAGGAAAAGCTGTTCCACCTGGATCTTCCCAAAATTCAGCAATCGCTTTTTGCTTATCCGTTAAATTCTGATTAATCTCTACTAAGTCTTCCGCTTGAGCGATAAAGTCCGGATTAATATCTACTCCGATCAGATCAGGAGTAATGCGTACTGTTGTCCCATCCCGACGAGTAATCGTTTCCTCTTCTAAATCAGCAGTGGCTAGGGGGTCTAATAAAAACGATTCTGGGGCAGGAGGACGGAATTGATTTCCCTCTCTCAGAGCAAAGGGAGTCACTTGACCCCAATGGGGAGTCAGACAGTTTTGTATCGGTGCGTTTAAATCATCGATAGGAATGTGTTCTGGAGTCCATCGGGTGATGTCTCTTACCTCATCAGGAGAGTTCACCGGTGTGTATCCACTGGTATCAGCATATCCCTCTAATTGATTAGACCCATCTTGTCGACGAAACTCCATCAGGTTTCGCGCCATAATATTGCCAATACCGGCTGCACAAGTTGGGTTGTTAGATAAATCGCCCGGATTGTAGCCTTGACGATTCATTAAACCATCAAACGCATTTCGATCAGCCTCGGAGGGAAAAAGTTCTGAAAGGACTCGATAGGCGGCAAAACTGATCGCCTTTTTTTTGTTTTTTAGCGTGTTTTCTCTTTCGGGGCGCTGTAAGCGATCTCCTAACGTTGTACTGATGGGAGTTTTTTCATAGGCTGACCAAGCATCATACATGGCCGTTCCCAAAATTCCGTAAGCCCGGGAAGCAACCGTTGGCCCTGTGGTGCTGGGATTTCTAACAACAGCATTCATAAGTTCCTCAACCCAGGCTCCGGCAAGAGTTTCAGCCTGAGAGCGATAGGTGGATAAAACGCCGGAGGCTGTGGGCGTATTCCATACCTCTACATAGTTTGTATTTCCTGGGGGACAAAAAGCCTCAACATATTCAGATGTCATTTCCATAAATTATTTAAGTAACAATTATTTTTTCAATTATTTTTTCAATCTCTTTAGAACTCTACCAAACTCATCGGGGTTTTAATCTCTTACTTGTGATATAAAATAATTCAATATTTTTTAATAAAATACAAGGTTGAATTGGCAACCATTTCAAGATTTTAATTAAAAAATATTAATCAAAAATTTAACAAAAATTTAGTTCTATTGAGAAGCACGTCACAAAATAATTAAATGAATGTCATTGTCATTAAAAAATAGAAATTTATGCCTGAATTCCTTATGTTTTAATAAATCAAAAGGTATATTTTCAAGAAAGTCAAGGGATTTTCAAGTCACAAATTAATAATCACTGTTACAAAAATTTAGATCTTTTAAAGAATTCAGGAAGGGTTTAGACTTTTATCTATAGTTTATAAGAAGTGAATTTAATATTGACTATAATTGGGATAAATGAATTGATGACAAGAAAGTTTTAACTGTACTCCTTGGCCTAAAATTGATTAATCTTTTATCTTGTAGAGGGCGAGGAAAACTCTATATTAATTAATTGAAGCGATTGTTCTATCTGCGCTGGAGATGACACTAAAGTTCATAAATGATACAGTTGTAGTCATTAATTTAATTGAGTCATGAGTTATACTGCAATTAATTAGGTTTTCTGTCAATAAATACTTAAACCCATGCCTAAAGTAGAAGAAATAGCCAATTACGCCCAAACGAGCGCTCAAAATATAGGAATTAAAAAATTTGATATCTATGGTTCATCAGTGGATGATACCAGTGTAGAAGTTTTTCAAGGAGAACCGAAACAAGTAGAAGCCTCTAACCGTTCTACTGTGATTGTACGGGTTTGGAATCAGGATAATTTAGTCGGTGTCACCACAACCACTGATGTTGACTCTCTAGGCATTGAATTAGCCCTTAAAACCGCCTATGAAGCCAGTCATTTTGGGGTTAAGGATAATATACCCGATTTTAGCCCCGAAGCTAAAGCCAAAACCCCAGAGATTAAAAGTGAACCCGTTTCCCCCGCGCCGGCAGCTACTCTGATTGAGAAATTAATTAGTGCCGAAAAAACCTTAATGGATGCTCATCCGGCTATTGTAGCAGTGCCCTATAATGGAATGTCTCAACAGGATGTGAATCGCTTTTATCTTAATAGTGAAGGAGCATTACGTCAGGAATCTCGCTCCTATGCTTCCATCTATTTATATACCAAAACCGAACAAGAAGGCAAAAAACCCCGCAGCGCTGGTTCTTATAAAGTGAGTCAGTCTTTAGACGGCTTAGATATTGACGGTTGTCTTAAAGAAGCAACAGAAAAAACTCTCAGCCATTTAGATTATAAACCCATTAAAAGCGGACAATATCAAGTCGTCTTTTCTCCTAGAGCTTTTTTAAGTTTATTGGGTGCTTTTTCTAACCTCTACAATGCTCAAAATATTCTCGATAAACAAAGCCTTTCAACCCCTGATTCTTTGGGAAAACAAATTGCTTCATCTGGTTTATCGGTGTATGATGATGCCCTTCATCCGGGTAATGTATCTGCTGAAACTTTTGATGGGGAAGGGACTCCTACCCGTCGAGTTCCTATTATTGAAAAAGGGATTCTCACCGGGTTTCTTCATAGCACCGGGACAGCAAAACGGATGAACGCTCAACCGACCGGAAACGCAAATTTAGGGGCAAAAGTGACGGTTAGTCCCAATTATTATCATGTTGTTGGGGAAGAAACTTCAGGAGAGAGTTACAGTTTAGAAACAGTAGAAAATGTCGTTTATATTGATAATCTTCAAGCGCTTCATGCGGGAGTAAATGCTTTACAGGGTTCTTTTTCTTTGCCCTTTGATGGTTGGTTAGTCAATCATGGGGAATTAACCAGTATTGACTCGGCGACTGTGGCGGGAGATTTTCTTAAAGTATTACAATCGATTATTTTTGTGGAGTCTGAAGCAGAAATTACTCCTAGGGGGGTTTGTCCGCGAGTTTGGATAGATAAACTCTCTATTACTGGGGAATAAAGCAATAAACCTTCAAGTAGAGACGTTGCATGCAACGTCTCTACACCCTTCCGGTTCCTCAATCAATAATTTAAGTGCGTAACAGTTTATTTCTGCGGCTACCTACTCCCCACCTTCCCCACCCCTCAATTTACCCTCTAAAGGAGGATGTTTCTGTTCGATAACCGATTAAACTCAAACCAAAGAACTTAAATTTGTGATTTTTTAAATCTCGCCAAAATCATGAAAGCTAACCTCGAACAGCAACAAAATCCTCGTCCTTTAATTGTAGCCGGACTTTTCCTGGGTTTAGGACAAGGGGGATTTTTTGATGGCATCGTCTTTCATCAAATCCTACAATGGCATCATATGTTTAGCAATATCGAGAGTAGTAAAACGATTATTGGTTTAGAAATAAATACGTTAGGAGACGGTTTATTTCATGTCCTAGACTGGTTATTCACTATAATCGGAATTATCTGTTTATGGCGTGCCGGGAATCGGGAAGATGTCCCTTGGTCAACCGGAATTTTACTCGGTTCTGTTATGATGGGAGCGGGATTATTTAATGTTGTTGAAGGAATTTTAGATCATCATATCTTTAATCTTCATCATGTTAAACCGGGTACTCATCAACTCGCTTGGGATATCGGTTTTATTGCTGTTGGAGTATTATTTATTCTTCTAGGTTGGTGGGTCATCCAAAAATTTTCTCATCTAGAAACAACTTCAAAGTAATCGATCCACTTAAACTTGAGTTTCTCCTCGACTAAAAAGATTAGCTCTTTTTTTACATTTTTATGTATATTAGCGCACTTTTAAAAACAAATAAATATATCTAAATAATTAGAAAAACTTTTACCTATTCCTTCTAGATTATAATTTTTAAAATAGAGTTAACCCTTTAGAAAGAGGTACTGTCAAATTAATTTACAGTAACTTTGGGACAGTAGCTAAATAGATAAACCTTAAACCAATAATTGTTTAATTCATTCAAGAAATCAAATTTAATTGTTTTTATTTATGAGCTTTGAGCGATTAAATTAAAAAGATGCGTTGGGAACGCATCCTACAATTTATATTTATGAAAATAACAACAGGATATGGCAATGGAAGAAGTAACTAACTTACCCCAAAAACAAACTCAAGGTATTAATCATGAGGCTAGTGATACTGAGCGCTGGGCATCAATTATTGGAGGCAGTGCCCTAGTTTTATTAGGCTTACCCCAACGCTCCCTAAGAGGGGCATTAATGGCCTTAGCTGGAGGAGGGTTAGTTTACCAAGCAATTAATAAAAATAGTACCCTTCAACAAGCTCAAGAAACGATTGAAAATACATTAGGAGTCGGTCAAACTATTAGAGTTGAAAAAACCGTTACTATCAATAAATCAGCCGAAGACTTATATAAATTTTGGCGCAATTTTGAAAACTTACCCAGGTTTATGAAACATCTTCAATCAGTCACCGTTTATGATGAGCAACGCTCCCATTGGGTGACTAAAGCTCCCTTAGAAAATACCGTTGAATGGGACGCTCAAATTATTAAAGATGAACCGAATCAATTAATCGCTTGGGCATCCGTTGGGGACGCTCAAATCGATCATTCTGGGTTTGTTCGTTTCCGTCCGGCAACAGGCGATCGCGGAACAGAGGTTAAAATTGTCATTGAGTATAACCCCCCAGGTGGTATTATTGGGCAAACGATCACTAAGCTATTTGGGGAAGCGCCAGAACAACAAATCGGCGATGAATTAAATCGTTTCAAGCAATTAATGGAAGCCGGCGAAATTGCCACGACAGAAGGTCAACCCAAAGGATCTTGACAAAGAGTCATTTATTTATGATTGAATAATCAATTAAGTTTAAAAATTTTTAGAGGTAAAAATGGCTCTACTGTCAAAAATTAACTTCCGTCGGATTATAACGATTTTCTTGCTCCAACTCAGTTTGATTTTAGGGATAAATTTTGGTTTAGGAAATAATC belongs to Gloeothece citriformis PCC 7424 and includes:
- a CDS encoding SRPBCC family protein, whose product is MEEVTNLPQKQTQGINHEASDTERWASIIGGSALVLLGLPQRSLRGALMALAGGGLVYQAINKNSTLQQAQETIENTLGVGQTIRVEKTVTINKSAEDLYKFWRNFENLPRFMKHLQSVTVYDEQRSHWVTKAPLENTVEWDAQIIKDEPNQLIAWASVGDAQIDHSGFVRFRPATGDRGTEVKIVIEYNPPGGIIGQTITKLFGEAPEQQIGDELNRFKQLMEAGEIATTEGQPKGS